A single genomic interval of bacterium harbors:
- a CDS encoding mannose-1-phosphate guanyltransferase yields MKAMIMAGGFGTRLRPLTCSLPKPMVPMVNRPMLEHIIDLLKRHGFTEMVMALYFQPEVIQEYFGDGSNWGVKINYILPDSDLGTAGCVKNAADFFGKDTFLVISGDVLTNIDLTKAIAYHKDNQSLATIVLTREENPLAYGVVITREDGRISRFLEKPSWGEVFSDTINSGIYIMESSVLDRIPEGRDYDFSKQLFPEILAAKAPLYGYVAEDAYWKDVGNLTEYRQAHYDAIRIGVTLAHPGKGSQEKGNWIGADCFIDPTAVLEEGVVLGEHCWIGPHVRIANTVLGKSCRVGESSKIIGSVIWDNVTIGNGANLKEVTICSDCRIGARAYVGVGAVVADHCQIGEDATVKAEVKVWPYKIIEDGTTLSTSLIWGERWSKHIFDAYGVSGLGNIEITPEFAAKLGAAYGASLKKGDFVMSSRDNHKSSRIIDRAIMTGLASVGVNVYDLRVVPIPVARYSIRAVKVTGGFHVRKSPYNPKLMDIKFFDNQGKELSSAKEKGIENLFFREDFSRADMEEAGEIMFPQRALEYYQEGFVQALNHERIRKGKFKVVIDYAWGSAVNIFPQVLGDLHCEVVALNSYPDGTRLTRSPEELDQSLVRLGEIVGTLKADVGIMLDAGAQKIFIADNLGRVLEGEHALALMALLVMKAKPGARIAVPISATQVIETMAETYQGTVIRLKTQYAAMLDTASRQSLDFVGEARGGYVFPEFQPAFDAMMATAKLLELMAAAEGTLSDFIDTIPPIYLVRQQVPCSWEKKGVIMRRLIESTRQDKVELVDGVKVWHGKSWVLIMPDADKPVFHISAEGANQEQSQQLALRYCQMIQEWQA; encoded by the coding sequence ATGAAAGCAATGATTATGGCAGGCGGGTTTGGGACACGCTTGCGTCCATTGACATGTAGTCTTCCCAAACCGATGGTTCCCATGGTCAACCGGCCAATGTTGGAGCATATTATTGATCTGTTGAAACGTCATGGTTTTACAGAGATGGTAATGGCATTGTATTTTCAACCGGAAGTTATTCAGGAATATTTTGGAGACGGTTCGAACTGGGGAGTGAAAATTAATTATATTCTTCCCGACTCAGATCTGGGAACTGCCGGGTGTGTGAAAAATGCGGCGGATTTTTTTGGGAAGGATACTTTTTTAGTTATCTCCGGGGATGTTCTCACCAATATCGATTTGACCAAGGCAATTGCATACCATAAAGATAATCAATCGCTTGCAACCATTGTGTTGACGCGTGAGGAAAATCCGCTGGCTTACGGCGTGGTGATTACCAGGGAGGATGGACGAATTTCGCGTTTCCTGGAAAAACCCAGCTGGGGAGAAGTTTTTTCAGATACCATTAATTCCGGTATTTATATTATGGAATCAAGTGTGTTGGATCGTATTCCGGAAGGCAGGGATTATGATTTTTCAAAGCAATTGTTCCCTGAGATTTTAGCTGCCAAAGCACCCTTGTACGGATATGTTGCGGAAGATGCCTATTGGAAGGATGTTGGGAATCTCACGGAATACCGTCAAGCGCATTACGATGCCATTCGTATTGGTGTTACGCTGGCGCATCCGGGAAAAGGGTCACAGGAAAAAGGCAATTGGATAGGGGCGGATTGTTTTATTGATCCCACTGCGGTTCTGGAAGAAGGCGTCGTGTTGGGTGAGCATTGCTGGATCGGCCCCCATGTCCGGATTGCCAATACGGTTTTGGGAAAATCCTGTCGTGTGGGTGAAAGTTCAAAAATTATCGGGTCGGTTATTTGGGACAATGTGACCATCGGCAATGGTGCTAATTTGAAAGAGGTTACGATTTGCAGTGACTGCCGGATCGGGGCTCGGGCTTATGTGGGCGTGGGTGCGGTTGTGGCGGATCACTGTCAGATCGGGGAAGATGCCACGGTCAAAGCCGAGGTTAAAGTCTGGCCGTATAAAATTATTGAAGACGGCACCACGCTGTCAACTTCTTTGATTTGGGGCGAACGATGGTCCAAGCATATTTTTGATGCCTATGGTGTTTCCGGACTGGGGAATATAGAAATAACCCCGGAATTTGCAGCCAAACTGGGTGCGGCTTACGGTGCCTCCTTGAAAAAGGGTGATTTTGTTATGTCCAGCCGGGATAATCATAAGAGCTCGCGGATTATCGATCGTGCGATTATGACCGGATTGGCTTCGGTGGGTGTGAATGTTTATGATCTGCGTGTGGTACCCATTCCGGTAGCGCGTTATTCCATCCGGGCAGTGAAAGTTACCGGCGGGTTTCATGTGAGGAAATCTCCCTACAATCCCAAATTGATGGATATTAAATTTTTTGATAATCAGGGCAAAGAATTATCCAGTGCCAAGGAAAAAGGTATTGAGAATCTTTTTTTTCGCGAGGATTTTTCGCGCGCGGACATGGAAGAGGCCGGAGAGATTATGTTTCCCCAGCGCGCATTGGAATATTATCAGGAAGGGTTTGTGCAGGCCCTGAATCATGAGAGAATTCGAAAAGGTAAATTCAAGGTTGTCATTGATTATGCCTGGGGAAGCGCGGTGAATATTTTTCCGCAAGTACTGGGCGATTTGCATTGTGAAGTGGTGGCACTCAATTCCTATCCTGATGGAACACGACTGACCCGTTCGCCTGAGGAACTGGACCAATCGTTGGTTCGTTTGGGGGAAATTGTCGGGACGCTTAAAGCGGATGTCGGTATTATGTTGGATGCAGGCGCGCAAAAAATATTTATTGCGGATAATCTCGGCCGGGTATTGGAGGGGGAGCATGCTTTGGCGCTGATGGCATTGCTGGTCATGAAAGCCAAACCAGGCGCGCGGATTGCCGTTCCCATCTCAGCGACTCAGGTGATTGAAACCATGGCGGAAACTTATCAAGGCACTGTCATCCGGCTCAAGACGCAATATGCAGCGATGCTGGATACAGCGTCCCGGCAGAGCCTGGATTTTGTGGGTGAGGCCAGGGGGGGATATGTATTTCCTGAGTTCCAACCGGCGTTTGACGCCATGATGGCAACCGCCAAACTACTGGAATTGATGGCAGCGGCAGAGGGCACTTTGTCGGATTTCATTGATACTATTCCGCCGATTTATTTGGTGCGGCAACAGGTGCCATGCTCCTGGGAAAAAAAAGGGGTTATTATGCGGCGTTTGATCGAGAGTACGCGGCAGGATAAAGTTGAGCTGGTGGATGGGGTTAAAGTTTGGCACGGGAAATCCTGGGTGTTGATCATGCCGGATGCAGATAAGCCGGTGTTTCATATTAGTGCCGAGGGAGCGAATCAGGAACAATCGCAGCAATTGGCATTGCGTTACTGTCAGATGATTCAGGAATGGCAGGCCTAG
- a CDS encoding phosphoglucomutase/phosphomannomutase family protein, producing the protein MAIVIYKEKNMYTITFGTSGWRDIIADGFTFERVTAITRAVARYLKKKGMAKKGVLVGHDPRFLAEAFTGHAAAILQEEGLDVYLVEASAPTPVLAAAIRDLKLAGGINFTASHNPAAYQGFKWSNHHGGPATKDEVAPIEKEANRLLKQGGGTPPRGVGPGKRILWDPRPAYLKRIDKMVPMGVLRKAGLKVVADPLFGAGRGYLEGCLSRAGCRVTVLHDWRDAFFGGHPPEPSAEHLLEAATVMKRQRAYLVLGTDGDADRFGVVDRDGTYLTPNEVLALTVYLLVRHRGWKGRVVRSVVTSHLVDAVAGLYGLPVEVTPVGFKYIGESMLRGGFLAGGEESGGLTIAKHVPEKDGVLACLLMAELVAREKRSLRAVLADIYKQVGMIVTSRINVPLKTKSSGQKLQQILKRYHPTKLAGLRVTGIDTMDGFKYLLEKNAWMGIRLSGTEPVARMYLEAGDKKTMAKIAAAGKKLLGSV; encoded by the coding sequence ATGGCAATAGTTATTTATAAGGAGAAAAATATGTATACCATTACATTTGGAACATCCGGATGGCGTGATATCATTGCAGATGGATTTACTTTTGAGCGGGTGACGGCAATAACCCGTGCGGTAGCACGGTATTTGAAAAAAAAGGGGATGGCCAAAAAAGGTGTTTTGGTGGGTCATGATCCCCGTTTTTTAGCAGAAGCGTTTACCGGGCATGCGGCTGCGATTTTGCAGGAAGAAGGATTGGATGTTTATTTGGTGGAAGCAAGCGCACCCACACCGGTATTGGCGGCAGCGATCCGGGATCTGAAATTGGCGGGTGGCATTAATTTTACCGCCAGTCATAATCCTGCAGCCTATCAGGGATTTAAATGGTCCAATCATCATGGCGGTCCTGCAACCAAGGACGAAGTGGCTCCGATTGAGAAGGAGGCCAACCGCTTGCTCAAACAGGGTGGCGGCACCCCGCCGCGGGGTGTCGGGCCGGGAAAACGTATCTTATGGGATCCCCGCCCGGCTTACCTCAAGCGCATTGATAAAATGGTTCCCATGGGTGTTTTACGCAAAGCCGGATTGAAGGTTGTGGCAGATCCGCTGTTTGGCGCAGGCCGGGGGTATCTTGAGGGGTGTCTTTCACGTGCCGGTTGCCGTGTGACGGTTTTACATGATTGGCGGGATGCATTTTTTGGAGGGCATCCACCCGAACCCAGTGCGGAGCATCTGTTGGAAGCGGCAACTGTGATGAAGCGGCAGCGCGCTTATTTGGTTTTGGGTACGGATGGGGATGCGGATCGTTTTGGTGTGGTAGATCGTGATGGCACTTATTTGACACCCAATGAGGTATTGGCACTCACGGTGTATCTGTTGGTTAGGCATCGCGGGTGGAAAGGACGTGTGGTCCGCTCCGTTGTGACCAGCCATCTGGTGGACGCCGTGGCCGGGCTTTATGGATTACCGGTGGAAGTTACGCCGGTGGGGTTCAAATATATTGGTGAGAGCATGTTGCGCGGCGGTTTTTTAGCAGGTGGTGAAGAGAGCGGCGGTTTGACGATTGCCAAGCATGTCCCGGAAAAAGACGGTGTGCTGGCTTGTTTGCTCATGGCGGAACTGGTTGCCCGGGAAAAGCGCAGTCTACGCGCGGTGCTGGCGGATATTTATAAACAGGTCGGGATGATTGTGACCAGCCGGATCAATGTGCCGTTGAAAACAAAAAGTTCGGGTCAAAAACTACAACAGATACTCAAACGCTATCATCCAACGAAATTGGCGGGATTAAGAGTTACGGGGATTGATACCATGGACGGATTCAAATATCTTTTAGAGAAAAATGCCTGGATGGGTATCCGGTTGTCCGGGACAGAACCGGTGGCCAGAATGTATTTAGAAGCGGGTGATAAAAAAACCATGGCAAAAATCGCCGCTGCGGGCAAAAAATTATTGGGATCTGTGTAA
- a CDS encoding insulinase family protein: MEQIPFKTQLKNGLTVLVQPLPNLASVSVGVNISTGSRDEEAHEAGLSHLIEHMLFQGTYSRDTKELSRVISAVGGNMDACTGRESTAYYTKVPAQHFTLAVDVLADMLFNSRITTASLEKEKKIILEEICMYEDAPDELVHDLLFQAFWPKHPLGGPILGNRKTLQAMKRNDILRFIKKHYRPEKMIFSVAGRVTPGQVVRIANRFFGSMQRTEKIPDVIGSGPVNQFKTIFKKRRLEQAHVCFGTDGMKFSDQRRVTAGALSNILGSNPNSRLFYNVREEKGLAYSIYSFMDFYRDTGMAGVYFACHPKKVDETLQVVKMQLKLFSRRGCTDQEVKDVKEQMRGNYLIALESSSTHMWSMIQQEMYMRKHPSQSAVLRSIARISKDDINQLAQDLFKQRSVAAAFIGPLPKRVHQNFHTLD; the protein is encoded by the coding sequence ATGGAACAGATACCCTTTAAAACCCAACTCAAGAATGGTTTGACAGTTTTGGTGCAGCCGCTGCCGAATTTGGCGTCGGTTTCGGTCGGCGTGAATATTTCAACCGGTTCGCGGGACGAGGAAGCTCACGAGGCAGGCTTAAGTCATCTCATTGAACACATGCTGTTTCAGGGAACTTACAGCCGGGATACCAAAGAATTATCGCGCGTCATCAGCGCGGTCGGCGGCAACATGGATGCTTGTACCGGAAGAGAGAGTACGGCGTATTATACCAAAGTTCCGGCACAGCATTTTACGCTGGCAGTGGATGTGCTGGCAGATATGCTTTTTAATTCCAGGATTACCACGGCCAGTCTTGAAAAAGAAAAAAAAATTATTTTAGAGGAAATTTGTATGTATGAAGATGCGCCGGATGAATTGGTGCATGATCTGCTGTTTCAGGCATTTTGGCCCAAACATCCACTGGGAGGGCCGATTCTCGGTAATCGAAAAACACTGCAGGCAATGAAGCGCAACGATATTCTGCGTTTTATCAAAAAACATTACCGTCCGGAAAAAATGATTTTTTCTGTGGCGGGACGTGTAACACCTGGACAGGTTGTTCGGATTGCCAATCGTTTTTTTGGGAGTATGCAGCGGACTGAAAAAATACCGGACGTCATCGGGTCTGGCCCGGTGAATCAATTTAAAACCATTTTTAAAAAACGCCGGCTTGAGCAAGCGCATGTTTGCTTCGGAACTGATGGGATGAAGTTTTCCGATCAGCGCCGGGTGACGGCGGGTGCGCTTTCGAATATTTTGGGCAGCAATCCCAACTCGAGATTGTTTTATAACGTGCGCGAGGAAAAGGGGTTGGCTTACTCGATTTATTCTTTTATGGATTTTTATCGGGACACAGGTATGGCAGGGGTCTATTTTGCCTGTCATCCTAAGAAGGTGGATGAAACGCTTCAGGTCGTGAAAATGCAGTTGAAATTGTTTTCACGCAGAGGATGTACAGATCAGGAAGTAAAGGATGTTAAGGAGCAGATGCGGGGTAATTATTTAATCGCCCTGGAAAGTTCCTCAACGCATATGTGGAGTATGATTCAGCAGGAAATGTATATGCGCAAACATCCTTCGCAATCTGCTGTGCTGAGATCCATTGCCAGGATTTCCAAAGATGATATCAATCAGCTCGCACAGGATTTGTTTAAACAACGTTCGGTTGCGGCTGCATTTATCGGTCCACTTCCCAAGCGCGTACACCAAAATTTTCATACTCTTGATTGA
- a CDS encoding ribonuclease J → MTHSKCILTPLGGLGEIGKNMMALECEGAVLIIDAGLTFPTEDQPGIDLIIPDITYLVEKKEQVLGYVLTHGHEDHVGALPYLLKQLPGPLYGTRMTLGLVKNKLDEHGLTHKTALHEITANDQLQIGPFKIEFIRVTHSIVDAVGLGITTPAGLIVHSGDFKLDPTPVDGLLTDLGKFGELGKRGVDLMLADSTNVERPGYTLSEKEVGDAFEEIIRDAPGRVVIASFSSNVHRFQQVIHTAQRHQRKLGVLGMSMIKNMRTAQELGYLDIPNQLWLKWNDLVCMPAEKTVVMTTGSQGEPNASLARAAVGEHADLKFGPGDTVVISARTIPGNERRIGNMINHLFQLGCKVHYERVSEIHVSGHAAKEELKILHNLVRPKYFIPVHGERRHLVRHAELGHELGIPEENIFLLNNGEQIALSAEGMKRLGTVRAGNVLVDGKGVGDIGHVVLRDRKHLSQDGMVVAVLALDRQSGRIVNGPELVMRGIADERETARLTEGALEALREVLEHETIEGLADTAVLQDTVRSTLKRYLKKTIMRFPMIIPVINEM, encoded by the coding sequence ATGACTCATTCTAAGTGTATTCTCACACCTTTAGGCGGATTGGGTGAGATTGGCAAAAATATGATGGCTCTGGAATGTGAAGGGGCGGTTTTAATTATTGATGCCGGGCTGACTTTTCCTACGGAAGATCAACCGGGGATTGATTTGATTATCCCCGATATTACCTACCTCGTGGAGAAAAAAGAGCAGGTGCTGGGGTATGTCTTGACACATGGCCATGAGGACCATGTCGGTGCATTGCCCTATCTTTTGAAACAATTGCCGGGTCCCTTGTATGGGACACGCATGACATTGGGGCTGGTGAAAAACAAACTGGATGAACATGGTTTGACCCATAAAACTGCTTTGCATGAAATTACGGCCAATGATCAGCTGCAAATCGGTCCATTTAAGATCGAATTTATTCGGGTGACGCACTCGATTGTAGATGCTGTCGGCTTGGGGATTACCACACCGGCAGGTTTGATTGTCCATAGTGGTGATTTTAAACTGGACCCAACACCGGTGGACGGTTTGTTGACGGATCTGGGGAAATTTGGAGAACTGGGCAAGCGCGGGGTGGACCTGATGCTGGCCGATTCTACAAATGTGGAAAGACCCGGTTACACACTTTCAGAGAAAGAAGTTGGTGACGCGTTTGAAGAAATTATTCGGGATGCGCCGGGTCGGGTAGTGATTGCCAGTTTTTCCAGTAATGTGCACCGTTTTCAGCAAGTGATTCATACGGCGCAGCGCCATCAACGCAAACTGGGTGTGTTGGGTATGAGCATGATTAAAAATATGCGAACCGCCCAGGAGCTGGGTTATCTGGATATTCCAAATCAGCTGTGGTTGAAGTGGAATGATTTGGTATGCATGCCGGCGGAAAAAACCGTTGTCATGACCACCGGCAGTCAAGGCGAACCGAATGCATCCCTGGCCAGAGCGGCGGTAGGTGAGCATGCCGATCTGAAATTTGGTCCCGGAGATACGGTCGTGATCTCGGCCCGGACCATTCCGGGCAATGAGCGGCGCATCGGTAATATGATTAATCATTTGTTCCAATTGGGGTGCAAGGTGCATTATGAACGTGTCAGTGAGATCCATGTTTCTGGCCATGCGGCTAAAGAGGAATTGAAAATATTACACAACCTGGTCCGGCCCAAATATTTTATTCCCGTACACGGCGAACGCCGCCATCTGGTGCGTCATGCGGAGTTGGGGCACGAATTGGGTATTCCTGAGGAAAACATTTTTCTCCTGAACAATGGCGAGCAGATTGCACTTTCGGCCGAAGGGATGAAAAGACTCGGGACAGTGCGGGCGGGAAATGTTTTGGTTGACGGCAAGGGCGTAGGTGATATCGGGCATGTTGTGCTGCGTGACCGCAAACATCTCTCGCAAGACGGCATGGTGGTGGCGGTTTTAGCGCTGGACCGGCAATCCGGCCGCATTGTGAATGGTCCGGAACTTGTGATGCGCGGGATTGCGGATGAGCGCGAGACCGCCCGGTTGACAGAAGGGGCGTTGGAAGCATTGCGTGAAGTTTTGGAACATGAGACCATTGAAGGGTTGGCAGATACGGCGGTGTTGCAAGATACGGTCCGGAGCACGTTGAAGCGCTACCTAAAAAAAACGATTATGCGATTTCCCATGATTATTCCGGTCATCAATGAAATGTGA
- a CDS encoding outer-membrane lipoprotein carrier protein LolA — translation MKKQTVMVAALVGMMLAGSGVGKKVTVVPTPVITPQATVVVSAVKPEKPVQQQHGDGKAAARLAAAQEALAELTADFALVVPKAGKDGATFTAQGKMWVAAGRRYIVAYEQPEKQRLVSNGSKRWLYLEKINQVQIQSLPPAGNPNEFFLELGGGLPALIKQCDVQELPKDRKHPEWEGFVLIPKSGTSLGFSQVKMWLAGKQLLPRRVVVMSQRKVRVDFSNVKVHTLDELLREPEKGLDAGLFTFEIPQGAEVIEMF, via the coding sequence ATGAAAAAACAAACCGTCATGGTTGCCGCACTTGTTGGTATGATGTTGGCAGGCAGTGGGGTTGGAAAAAAAGTAACTGTGGTTCCCACACCGGTGATAACACCGCAAGCAACAGTCGTGGTCAGCGCTGTGAAACCGGAAAAACCCGTGCAGCAACAACACGGTGATGGTAAAGCGGCAGCACGGCTGGCTGCGGCACAAGAAGCACTTGCTGAGCTGACAGCGGATTTTGCGCTGGTTGTTCCCAAAGCCGGGAAAGATGGCGCGACATTTACCGCGCAGGGAAAAATGTGGGTTGCAGCCGGGCGCCGCTATATTGTTGCCTATGAGCAGCCTGAAAAGCAGCGCTTGGTATCGAATGGAAGCAAACGCTGGCTTTATTTGGAAAAAATAAATCAAGTTCAGATTCAATCACTGCCGCCGGCTGGAAATCCCAATGAGTTTTTTCTTGAATTGGGCGGGGGATTGCCAGCTTTGATTAAGCAATGCGATGTACAGGAGTTGCCCAAAGATAGGAAGCATCCGGAGTGGGAAGGCTTTGTGCTAATTCCTAAATCCGGCACATCACTGGGGTTTTCCCAAGTGAAAATGTGGCTGGCAGGAAAACAGTTGCTTCCCCGCAGGGTTGTGGTTATGTCGCAACGGAAGGTGCGGGTCGATTTTTCAAATGTGAAAGTCCACACCCTGGATGAATTGCTGCGCGAACCGGAAAAGGGTTTGGATGCCGGATTGTTTACGTTTGAAATCCCCCAAGGTGCTGAAGTGATTGAAATGTTTTAA
- a CDS encoding DUF4115 domain-containing protein: protein MTEHIPMDAETQQVEQMKKDSAIEIGDQLKNQRKSLGISLVEVAEHTKIGKRYLESLEEGQFDEIPCETYILGFLRAYAKYLELDDEKLARVYKNICDEDQDETCQENESKQERSNNQPVWIPLLSLLILAGVGAGLFLLWPSTTPEEEQDHTAMMADTIPEGVAGLERGRIPGPDEPMTLKIKSKDKTWITMMADGRQEPDVTLAAGEERTWQAQDRFVLWTGNAGGIEVTFNGELQPSLGKEGEVCKEVVFERPEPLSEPEIVYE from the coding sequence ATGACCGAACATATTCCGATGGATGCAGAAACACAGCAAGTTGAACAGATGAAAAAAGATTCAGCGATTGAGATTGGTGATCAGTTAAAAAATCAACGAAAATCACTCGGTATTTCATTGGTCGAGGTTGCCGAGCATACCAAGATCGGTAAAAGATATCTCGAATCCTTGGAAGAAGGTCAGTTTGATGAAATTCCTTGCGAGACCTATATTCTCGGTTTTTTGCGGGCCTATGCCAAGTATCTCGAATTAGATGATGAAAAATTGGCGAGGGTCTATAAAAATATCTGTGATGAAGATCAGGATGAAACCTGTCAGGAAAATGAATCCAAGCAGGAGCGTTCCAACAATCAGCCGGTTTGGATTCCATTGCTGTCTTTGTTGATCTTAGCTGGCGTTGGGGCCGGGCTGTTTTTACTCTGGCCAAGCACGACACCTGAGGAAGAACAAGATCATACCGCCATGATGGCGGATACGATCCCCGAGGGGGTGGCGGGTCTGGAGCGTGGCCGGATTCCGGGGCCGGATGAACCCATGACGTTGAAGATAAAAAGCAAGGATAAAACATGGATCACCATGATGGCGGATGGCAGACAAGAACCGGATGTTACCCTGGCGGCTGGTGAGGAACGGACTTGGCAGGCCCAGGATCGTTTTGTGCTTTGGACGGGTAATGCCGGTGGTATTGAGGTCACCTTCAATGGTGAATTGCAGCCTTCGCTGGGCAAAGAAGGTGAAGTTTGTAAAGAAGTTGTGTTTGAACGACCGGAGCCGTTATCGGAACCGGAGATTGTGTATGAATAA
- a CDS encoding YajQ family cyclic di-GMP-binding protein, translating to MAQEHSFDVVCKLDKQEVVNAVQQTMRETTQRYDFKGAKVDIEFDQSKMTLTLTAESEFRIKSLSDMLDTRMAKRQIPLAAITRETLEVASGGSARQLYRLQTGIPIEKAKEIVKLIKNMKNKVQAAIQSDQVRVSGKVLDELQAVQKMLNETELNIHVQFINYR from the coding sequence ATGGCACAAGAACATTCTTTTGATGTGGTCTGCAAGCTGGATAAACAGGAAGTCGTCAATGCAGTTCAGCAGACCATGCGTGAAACCACCCAGCGCTATGATTTTAAGGGTGCGAAAGTCGATATAGAATTTGATCAGTCCAAAATGACACTGACCTTAACGGCAGAGAGCGAATTTCGTATCAAGTCGCTGTCAGACATGTTGGATACACGTATGGCAAAACGTCAGATTCCTCTGGCGGCGATTACGCGCGAGACCCTTGAGGTCGCATCCGGCGGCAGCGCCCGGCAGTTATACCGGCTCCAGACCGGGATACCGATAGAAAAGGCCAAGGAGATTGTGAAGCTCATCAAAAACATGAAAAACAAAGTGCAGGCCGCCATTCAGAGCGACCAGGTGCGGGTTTCGGGTAAGGTCCTGGATGAGCTGCAAGCGGTTCAAAAGATGTTGAACGAGACCGAACTTAATATTCATGTACAGTTTATTAATTACCGGTAA
- a CDS encoding nucleotidyltransferase family protein — protein sequence MIFYEEIFKAFLKEKVKFVLVGGIAANLLGLMRNTADLDILVEMSDGNIEKIIKILKRRGYKVKQPVDPMGIANAEIREDWIRQKHLKAFNFFKEDGFEEVDIIIESPVSYQDAKKNAVRIKIDKHVLPVISIDNLIKMKEKTGRSVDQLDVKGLKKIKKLRNKKI from the coding sequence ATGATTTTCTATGAAGAAATATTCAAAGCCTTTCTTAAGGAGAAAGTAAAATTTGTGCTTGTTGGGGGTATTGCCGCCAACCTTCTCGGTTTGATGCGAAATACAGCAGATTTGGACATTCTTGTTGAAATGAGTGATGGGAATATAGAAAAAATTATAAAAATATTAAAGCGGCGTGGTTATAAAGTGAAACAACCGGTTGACCCTATGGGGATTGCCAATGCTGAAATCAGGGAAGACTGGATTAGGCAGAAACACCTGAAGGCATTCAACTTTTTTAAGGAAGACGGGTTTGAGGAAGTGGATATTATCATTGAATCGCCGGTATCCTATCAAGATGCGAAAAAAAATGCTGTGCGTATTAAAATTGATAAACATGTATTACCGGTGATTTCCATCGACAATCTAATCAAGATGAAAGAAAAAACCGGACGTTCGGTTGATCAATTGGATGTCAAGGGACTGAAAAAGATAAAGAAGCTGAGGAACAAGAAGATATGA
- the rimO gene encoding 30S ribosomal protein S12 methylthiotransferase RimO: MSAVRKCINQNKDPRVCFISLGCPKNQVDSETAMALFRDLGMVLTEDPNTADALVVNTCAFIQSAEEETIQAVLEAAQLKKRKKVSVLMVVGCWITKHGAEKIKKMIPEIDCMGLPGDVTKWAEQLEQFLPGLPVQEKKTATPSMRLLLSGPGTAYLKIAEGCSRKCAFCLIPALRGKLHSREIPEIVMEAKQLVRQGVLELVLVAQDTTSYGQDLKNGTTLSKLLDRLVRIAGIRWIRIMYTNPDGITEALIRRIAREKKICNYLDMPVQHAQAGILKAMKRTGDAETLLKLIGRLRKRIPGLVIRTTILSGFPGETEQDHQVLLDFISRARFNRLGVFSYSKEAGTTAAKMKQQVSLAVRNRRRKEIMERQAGVSLEQLEGAIGKKFDCLVEERSGKKHCIGRTIFDAPEIDGGIILTGNIRPGTIVKVRVTGATDHDLIGVLA; the protein is encoded by the coding sequence ATGTCAGCAGTGAGAAAATGTATAAATCAAAATAAAGATCCCCGCGTTTGCTTTATCAGCTTGGGATGTCCGAAAAACCAGGTGGATTCCGAGACCGCGATGGCACTATTTCGTGATCTGGGTATGGTATTGACCGAGGACCCGAATACGGCCGATGCCCTGGTGGTGAATACCTGCGCCTTTATCCAAAGTGCGGAAGAAGAGACGATTCAAGCAGTGCTGGAAGCAGCACAGCTGAAGAAACGAAAAAAAGTGAGTGTTCTGATGGTGGTGGGTTGCTGGATCACCAAGCACGGTGCGGAGAAGATCAAAAAAATGATCCCGGAGATTGACTGCATGGGATTACCCGGGGATGTTACGAAATGGGCGGAACAACTTGAACAGTTTTTGCCCGGATTGCCGGTACAGGAAAAAAAAACAGCAACACCGTCAATGCGTTTGTTGTTGTCAGGACCCGGGACCGCTTATTTGAAAATTGCCGAGGGGTGTTCCCGGAAATGTGCGTTTTGCCTGATTCCCGCGTTGCGTGGAAAACTACATTCACGAGAGATTCCTGAAATCGTGATGGAAGCAAAGCAATTGGTCCGGCAGGGGGTTTTGGAACTGGTGCTGGTGGCGCAGGATACGACCAGCTATGGTCAGGACTTGAAAAACGGCACGACGTTGTCAAAGCTGCTGGACCGGTTGGTGCGGATTGCCGGGATTCGATGGATTCGGATCATGTATACCAATCCGGATGGGATTACCGAAGCGTTGATTAGACGGATCGCGCGGGAAAAGAAAATTTGCAATTATCTCGACATGCCGGTCCAGCATGCGCAGGCCGGTATTCTAAAGGCCATGAAACGGACCGGTGATGCGGAAACTTTATTGAAGTTGATCGGACGTTTGCGGAAGCGTATTCCCGGCTTGGTCATTCGCACGACGATTCTCAGTGGATTTCCAGGAGAGACCGAGCAGGACCATCAGGTTCTGCTGGATTTTATTTCCCGGGCCCGTTTTAACCGGCTGGGCGTTTTTTCTTATTCCAAGGAGGCCGGGACAACAGCTGCCAAAATGAAGCAGCAGGTTTCGTTGGCAGTGCGTAACCGGCGACGCAAAGAAATTATGGAACGTCAGGCCGGTGTCAGCCTAGAACAGCTGGAAGGCGCTATCGGGAAAAAGTTTGACTGCCTGGTTGAGGAACGTTCCGGGAAAAAACATTGCATTGGCCGGACCATTTTTGATGCGCCGGAAATTGATGGTGGAATTATTCTGACAGGAAACATTCGGCCTGGTACAATTGTCAAAGTCCGGGTGACCGGTGCGACAGATCATGATCTTATAGGAGTCCTTGCGTGA